A genomic segment from Segniliparus rotundus DSM 44985 encodes:
- the mptB gene encoding polyprenol phosphomannose-dependent alpha 1,6 mannosyltransferase MptB: MAIPMIGDEAQSVLSAALKPGSETESDEASSAAALSKGWTIALGALGACLLAFISVAVAGGLKHDQALEETHLSWMRFGHGRDISTYLGWLGLCLVILAWVRAGRLVLAGVVGMRWLVRAMASWVAPLLVAAPLYTRDPYSYLAQGALLRDGHNPYSDGPVMNPGIYADNVAEVWSTTGSPYGPLFMLIMKLLTTVVGNHIVPGVILTRIIMLPGVALTFWAVVALSKHFGKKPEAAVWLVLLNPLMVVNVIGGAHNEMLMVGLLTSGLVLTLRGQQHCGVALVVTAACVKATAGLALPFVGWIWLAQIARQNSLTMSARPLSALGEYAKVVAKVVAITVGLFALFTFVAGVDLGWSDQISDTLVVVNWLAAPTAVAQLLTITIGQLFDWNIQSVLDTTRSVFTVALAAALAAFWWLWREPLWSVQEASVTESSRPGLSGKAERFIRQQFAGDTSQTVGTRALVGAVLAMIATIEFTAASFPWYFSWPLAISAVFVVNGSSTVRSVVVFCSAALLFMFGLNGDQQMYSVPAMLFGAVVSFLAAATFWRKKKPSVREPGDDESLVNEERSVRELSFS, encoded by the coding sequence TTGGCTATCCCAATGATAGGAGATGAGGCGCAGAGCGTCCTCTCTGCGGCATTGAAGCCGGGCAGCGAGACGGAATCCGACGAGGCGAGTTCTGCGGCCGCGCTCAGCAAGGGCTGGACGATCGCCCTCGGCGCTCTTGGCGCCTGCCTGCTGGCGTTCATCAGCGTCGCGGTCGCCGGAGGCCTCAAGCATGACCAGGCCCTTGAGGAGACGCATCTTTCTTGGATGCGCTTCGGCCACGGCCGGGACATCTCGACGTACCTCGGCTGGCTCGGGCTCTGCCTCGTCATCTTGGCCTGGGTCCGCGCGGGCCGGTTGGTCCTTGCGGGCGTTGTCGGAATGCGCTGGCTCGTCCGCGCCATGGCTTCCTGGGTGGCCCCGCTCCTCGTGGCCGCGCCGCTCTACACCCGCGACCCGTACTCCTACCTCGCCCAAGGCGCGCTGCTCCGCGACGGGCACAACCCGTACAGCGACGGCCCGGTGATGAACCCCGGGATCTACGCGGACAACGTCGCGGAGGTGTGGTCCACCACCGGTTCCCCGTACGGCCCGCTGTTCATGCTCATCATGAAGCTGCTCACCACCGTTGTGGGCAACCACATTGTCCCAGGCGTGATCCTCACCAGGATCATCATGCTGCCAGGGGTGGCGCTGACCTTCTGGGCGGTTGTGGCTCTGTCCAAGCACTTCGGCAAGAAGCCCGAGGCCGCTGTCTGGCTGGTGCTGCTCAACCCGCTCATGGTGGTGAACGTCATCGGCGGCGCCCACAACGAGATGCTGATGGTCGGCCTGTTGACCTCTGGCCTGGTTTTGACCTTGCGCGGCCAGCAGCACTGCGGCGTCGCGCTCGTGGTGACTGCCGCGTGCGTCAAGGCGACCGCTGGTTTGGCGCTGCCGTTCGTCGGTTGGATCTGGTTGGCGCAAATCGCGCGTCAGAACAGCCTCACCATGAGCGCTCGGCCTCTGTCGGCTTTGGGGGAGTACGCCAAAGTGGTCGCCAAGGTCGTCGCCATCACTGTCGGCTTGTTCGCCCTCTTCACATTCGTCGCGGGCGTCGACCTTGGCTGGAGCGATCAGATCTCCGACACCCTAGTCGTCGTGAACTGGTTGGCCGCGCCCACTGCCGTGGCGCAGCTGTTGACCATCACGATCGGCCAGCTCTTCGACTGGAACATCCAGAGCGTCCTCGACACGACTCGGAGCGTCTTCACGGTCGCCTTGGCGGCGGCTTTGGCGGCCTTCTGGTGGCTCTGGCGCGAACCGCTCTGGTCTGTGCAAGAAGCGTCAGTGACCGAATCCAGCCGTCCCGGCCTCTCCGGCAAAGCGGAGCGTTTCATCCGACAGCAGTTCGCGGGCGACACCAGTCAGACTGTTGGCACTCGGGCACTGGTGGGAGCCGTTTTGGCCATGATTGCCACGATCGAGTTCACGGCAGCCTCGTTCCCCTGGTACTTCAGCTGGCCGCTGGCCATCTCTGCCGTTTTCGTCGTGAACGGTTCCTCGACAGTGCGGTCCGTGGTGGTGTTTTGCTCCGCTGCGCTCCTCTTCATGTTCGGTTTGAACGGCGACCAGCAGATGTACTCGGTTCCGGCGATGCTCTTTGGCGCCGTGGTGTCGTTCCTTGCCGCCGCCACGTTTTGGCGCAAGAAGAAGCCAAGCGTGCGAGAGCCGGGCGACGACGAGAGTTTGGTGAACGAGGAGCGTTCGGTGAGGGAACTGTCCTTCAGCTGA
- a CDS encoding GNAT family N-acetyltransferase, translating into MDNLTGLEVRDLSATVFLARLHDALTLYITAMGYSPDVISYRAQPWRDDTQRPGWQAVGAFTPGRSANGGDELIGFAYAYTGSPNLPWHQHVARAAHRFGQGGRLATGMLDDYVELTEIHVRPGLQGLGVGETLLRRLMSGRTESHVLLSTPEVALEANRAWRLYRKLGFVDVIRQMRFPGDARPFGILGRSLPLERVAEPGAPIS; encoded by the coding sequence TTGGATAACCTCACTGGGCTGGAGGTGCGCGACCTATCGGCGACAGTTTTCCTGGCAAGGCTCCATGACGCGCTCACCCTGTACATCACCGCTATGGGGTACTCGCCCGATGTGATCTCCTACCGGGCCCAGCCTTGGCGCGATGACACGCAGCGACCAGGCTGGCAGGCTGTCGGCGCGTTCACGCCCGGACGAAGCGCGAACGGCGGCGACGAACTCATTGGGTTCGCATACGCCTACACAGGAAGCCCGAACCTGCCCTGGCACCAACATGTCGCGAGAGCCGCGCATCGGTTTGGGCAAGGCGGCCGGTTGGCCACCGGCATGCTGGACGACTACGTGGAACTCACCGAGATACATGTCCGCCCCGGATTGCAGGGGCTCGGCGTCGGCGAGACATTGCTGCGCCGTCTGATGTCGGGCAGAACCGAGTCGCATGTGCTGCTTTCAACCCCAGAGGTCGCTTTGGAGGCAAACCGCGCGTGGCGGCTCTACCGCAAACTGGGCTTTGTCGACGTCATCCGCCAGATGCGGTTCCCAGGGGACGCGCGGCCATTCGGGATTCTCGGCCGGTCGCTGCCCCTTGAGCGGGTCGCCGAGCCAGGGGCGCCGATCAGCTGA
- a CDS encoding SAV_6107 family HEPN domain-containing protein produces the protein MKITRTFKHGAMTFVRGSKPGLCGELLRRADARLFAAMEPGDPLERFLRAYQAALGGAGALLVSVEQPGGRRADRNAWARLAKVPGFELWAQHFHRTSKMRALAQAGTADVPDEEQLHGFVRQVGEFLCDVEDFLRAGAGCGAVQSERERKTA, from the coding sequence ATGAAGATCACAAGAACCTTCAAGCACGGGGCCATGACGTTTGTCCGGGGCAGCAAGCCGGGGCTTTGCGGGGAACTGCTGCGCAGGGCTGACGCCCGCTTGTTCGCAGCGATGGAGCCGGGAGACCCGCTGGAGCGGTTCTTGCGGGCCTATCAGGCGGCGCTCGGCGGCGCCGGAGCCCTGCTCGTCTCAGTCGAACAGCCAGGAGGCAGGCGGGCGGACCGCAATGCTTGGGCTCGGCTTGCGAAAGTCCCCGGTTTCGAGCTGTGGGCGCAACATTTTCATCGGACCTCGAAGATGAGGGCACTGGCTCAGGCCGGGACGGCGGACGTTCCGGACGAGGAGCAACTGCATGGTTTTGTCCGCCAGGTCGGCGAGTTCCTCTGCGATGTGGAAGATTTCTTGCGGGCAGGGGCCGGTTGCGGAGCAGTCCAATCCGAGCGGGAGCGCAAGACCGCGTGA
- a CDS encoding DUF3040 domain-containing protein, which produces MPLSEHEQRVLDEIESALYAEDPKFASASWGKGLRAPSSRTGLQAVVLFSVGLVLLVLGVVLPFRFPGSFPILSLVGFVIMFIAGIRWLWSSGDSGAVGGENRPRGAQARQASGGNRKAGLSERMENRFRRRFERE; this is translated from the coding sequence ATGCCACTCTCTGAACATGAGCAGCGGGTGCTCGACGAGATCGAGAGCGCCTTGTACGCAGAGGACCCCAAGTTCGCGTCCGCGTCCTGGGGCAAGGGTCTTCGGGCTCCGTCGAGCAGGACCGGCCTCCAAGCCGTGGTCCTCTTCTCGGTCGGCCTGGTGCTTCTCGTTCTTGGAGTGGTTCTTCCGTTCCGTTTCCCCGGCTCTTTCCCCATCCTGAGCCTGGTCGGATTCGTCATCATGTTCATCGCTGGCATCCGCTGGCTTTGGTCCTCGGGAGACTCTGGCGCGGTCGGCGGTGAGAACCGGCCTCGGGGCGCGCAGGCTCGTCAGGCCTCCGGAGGGAATCGCAAGGCAGGTCTGAGCGAGCGCATGGAGAACCGTTTCCGCAGACGGTTCGAGCGCGAGTAG
- the mraZ gene encoding division/cell wall cluster transcriptional repressor MraZ, translating to MFLGTYAPRLDDKGRLTLPAKFREALAGGLVVTKGPDRSLAVYPRDHFAELARKAAAASRSNPQARAFVRNFAAGADEQRPDAQGRVVLSTDHRRYAGLRRDCVVNGAIDFLEIWDAEAWQRYAEENEEGYVQAQDASLDGIL from the coding sequence ATGTTTCTCGGCACTTACGCTCCTCGGCTCGACGACAAAGGCAGGCTCACGCTCCCCGCGAAATTCCGCGAAGCGCTCGCAGGGGGGCTCGTGGTGACGAAAGGTCCGGACCGCAGCCTCGCGGTGTACCCGAGGGATCATTTCGCCGAACTGGCCAGGAAAGCCGCCGCCGCGTCCAGGTCGAATCCGCAAGCGAGGGCGTTTGTGCGTAATTTCGCCGCAGGCGCGGACGAGCAGCGTCCAGACGCGCAGGGCCGTGTCGTCCTGTCGACCGACCATCGCAGATACGCCGGTTTGCGCAGGGATTGCGTGGTCAACGGGGCAATCGATTTTTTGGAGATCTGGGACGCAGAGGCTTGGCAGCGGTACGCCGAGGAGAACGAAGAGGGCTACGTGCAGGCGCAAGACGCTTCTCTCGACGGGATTTTGTAG
- the rsmH gene encoding 16S rRNA (cytosine(1402)-N(4))-methyltransferase RsmH — translation MSAQEPQHVPVLLHRVVQLLAPALSAPNPVLVDATLGLGGHTKALLERFPALRVVGVDRDEKAIEVARARLGALADRVRFVHARFDEVEHALGDEAANGYLLDLGVSSMQLDQAQRGFAYSKEAPLDMRMDSSAELTAAEVLATYEERELARVLRTYGEERFASRIAAAIVRRRSTAPLSSSAELVRLIDDAIPAKAKRTGGHPAKRTFQALRVEVNDELGSLRAALPKALAALAPSGRIVVLAYQSLEDRIVKEAFARATTSRTPIGLPVELPGFAAEFVSLTRGAELASDEEIAQNSRAASVRLRGVERIPHAEVDR, via the coding sequence ATGTCAGCGCAAGAGCCGCAACACGTTCCTGTCCTGCTGCACCGGGTCGTGCAGCTCCTGGCCCCAGCGCTGAGCGCGCCCAATCCAGTCCTCGTGGACGCCACACTCGGCCTTGGCGGCCACACGAAGGCGCTTCTGGAGCGCTTCCCAGCGTTGCGGGTGGTCGGTGTTGATCGCGACGAGAAGGCGATCGAGGTGGCCCGCGCTCGCCTCGGCGCGTTGGCTGATCGTGTTCGTTTCGTCCACGCTCGCTTTGACGAAGTGGAGCACGCGCTCGGCGACGAGGCCGCGAACGGTTATTTGCTCGACCTCGGGGTGTCCTCGATGCAGCTCGACCAAGCCCAGCGAGGTTTCGCCTACTCGAAAGAGGCCCCGCTCGACATGCGCATGGACTCCTCGGCGGAGCTCACCGCAGCGGAAGTTCTGGCCACATACGAGGAGCGCGAGCTGGCCCGCGTCCTGAGAACATACGGCGAGGAGCGGTTCGCCTCCAGGATCGCGGCCGCGATAGTCCGCAGGAGGTCCACGGCCCCGCTCTCCAGCAGCGCCGAGCTTGTCCGGCTCATCGACGACGCGATCCCCGCGAAGGCGAAACGCACTGGAGGGCATCCGGCGAAGCGCACATTCCAAGCGCTCCGAGTCGAAGTGAACGACGAGCTCGGCAGCCTCAGGGCGGCGTTGCCGAAGGCCCTCGCCGCCCTTGCGCCTAGTGGCCGCATCGTCGTTCTCGCCTACCAGTCGCTTGAGGACCGGATCGTGAAAGAAGCATTCGCCCGAGCGACGACTTCTCGGACGCCGATCGGACTCCCGGTCGAACTCCCTGGTTTCGCGGCGGAATTCGTCTCGCTCACCCGTGGAGCAGAATTGGCGAGCGACGAGGAGATCGCGCAGAACTCCCGCGCCGCGTCGGTTCGGCTTCGCGGTGTCGAAAGGATTCCCCACGCAGAGGTGGACCGGTGA
- a CDS encoding FtsB family cell division protein — MGHGSERRPIVESSRRQASRNASKGFARSALPSLPDGEKLWWMIAVPSRELLRRVPFVIGVMGLLAVGLVATLWLATRSTEDASTLSAMRGHNRELQQEQERLERDMERGQSVTELARRAGELGMVPARDVAKFVPQPDGSVQVVGDLKPAEGAPEVPLDGEPSKPGDPSKRQPPVPNNSGTSHEAAPPPAAPAPTELDDSVERVRPSQIAPDSPDQAPQAEAPEQTQPGSADPQVSSLPPVNPVSPLSQTANQASTAQPSDMFPGLPAAPAPQAGSPAPLDPAPPPLQAPDPVASLPNTPAQSQHMDQPEQESHE, encoded by the coding sequence ATGGGCCACGGCAGCGAACGGCGCCCGATTGTGGAGTCGAGCCGTCGGCAAGCGAGCCGCAACGCTTCGAAGGGATTCGCCCGCTCGGCCCTGCCGTCGCTGCCGGACGGGGAGAAGCTCTGGTGGATGATCGCCGTTCCGTCCAGAGAACTGCTGCGCCGGGTGCCTTTTGTGATTGGCGTTATGGGGCTTTTAGCCGTGGGGCTGGTCGCGACGCTCTGGCTCGCGACCAGGTCCACAGAGGACGCTTCGACCCTTTCCGCGATGCGCGGGCACAACCGCGAGCTCCAACAGGAGCAGGAGCGGCTTGAGCGCGATATGGAGCGTGGCCAGTCAGTGACCGAGCTCGCTCGGCGGGCCGGGGAGCTCGGCATGGTGCCCGCCAGGGACGTCGCAAAGTTCGTGCCGCAACCGGACGGCTCTGTGCAAGTCGTCGGCGACCTCAAGCCCGCAGAGGGAGCGCCAGAAGTGCCGCTCGACGGCGAGCCCTCGAAACCAGGCGATCCGTCCAAGAGGCAGCCGCCCGTTCCGAACAACTCCGGAACGTCGCACGAGGCAGCTCCTCCGCCCGCCGCACCTGCCCCCACCGAGTTGGACGACTCCGTGGAACGGGTCCGCCCGTCGCAGATCGCGCCCGATTCCCCCGACCAGGCCCCGCAGGCCGAAGCGCCCGAGCAGACGCAGCCCGGCTCCGCCGACCCGCAGGTTTCTTCGCTTCCGCCGGTCAACCCGGTGTCGCCGCTGTCGCAGACGGCGAACCAAGCTTCGACTGCGCAGCCCTCCGATATGTTCCCAGGGCTTCCCGCCGCGCCTGCGCCGCAAGCAGGGAGCCCTGCGCCGCTGGACCCCGCGCCTCCCCCGCTCCAGGCCCCCGACCCAGTAGCATCCCTGCCAAACACACCGGCCCAATCACAGCACATGGACCAACCCGAACAGGAATCGCATGAGTGA
- a CDS encoding peptidoglycan D,D-transpeptidase FtsI family protein: protein MSDRARRTAFAAARAPLAKLRGPLHWFTARRRVGLAVTYLALGAVAVQLVFIQTIWADHYNSEAANQRSVTIVDPAVRGVITDRNGRKLAFTVQLRKLTFQPQRIQAKFEKEHAAHPATAPAAQDKLAQIAKGVHDALGGSVGETELLANLRSDKSFVYLAKQVDPQVAEKISERFPDVGSEPQNVRVYPNDSLGANLVGSTGDEGHGQIGLEASLDSELAGHDGAVTYDRTSDGGVIPGSWRDRRPAVNGSDVQLTIDADTQYYVQERLQEALVKSGAKHVSAVVLDAKTGEVLAMANDSTFNPALGLGNANPDSLGNLAVSSPFEPGSVNKVITASGVIEYGLSTPDEVIPVPGLLQMGGATIHDFLGHGTLHYTTTGIFGFSSNIGTLMLAQRLGEDRFMDLVNKFGLGQRTDVGLPGESEGQVPPRDQWSGSTFANLPIGQGLSMTLLQMTDMYQAIANDGLRMPPRIIRSIAGRLEPRPAGVQVVRPESARTVRDMFRAITQKDPMGYQQGTGSTARVAGYQISGKTGTGQQVNPDCGCYYEDFHNNITFAGIAPADNPRFVVGLYMDAPPRGADGSGHQTAAPLFHEIAQWMLTHYDVPLSPEPAPWFTLNEDAPSQDPR from the coding sequence ATGAGTGACCGAGCCCGCCGAACCGCGTTCGCCGCGGCCCGCGCGCCGCTCGCCAAATTGCGCGGCCCGCTGCACTGGTTCACCGCTCGCCGCAGGGTCGGGCTCGCAGTGACGTACCTCGCGCTCGGCGCGGTGGCGGTGCAACTGGTCTTCATCCAGACGATTTGGGCCGATCATTACAACTCGGAGGCCGCGAACCAGCGTTCGGTCACCATCGTCGACCCCGCCGTGCGCGGCGTCATCACCGACCGCAACGGTCGCAAGCTCGCGTTCACCGTCCAGTTGCGCAAGCTCACGTTCCAACCGCAGCGGATCCAAGCGAAATTCGAGAAAGAACACGCCGCGCACCCTGCGACCGCTCCTGCGGCGCAGGACAAGCTGGCGCAGATCGCCAAGGGCGTACACGACGCGCTCGGCGGTTCGGTGGGCGAGACGGAGCTCTTGGCCAATTTGCGGTCCGACAAGTCCTTCGTTTATCTCGCCAAACAGGTGGACCCGCAAGTCGCGGAGAAGATCTCCGAGCGTTTCCCGGACGTCGGTTCAGAGCCGCAGAACGTCCGCGTCTACCCGAACGATTCCCTCGGGGCCAATCTCGTCGGCTCGACCGGCGACGAAGGCCACGGCCAGATCGGGCTGGAAGCGAGTTTGGACTCTGAGCTCGCGGGCCATGACGGCGCAGTGACCTATGACCGGACCAGCGACGGCGGCGTCATTCCAGGGAGCTGGAGAGACCGCCGTCCTGCCGTGAACGGCTCGGACGTGCAGCTCACCATCGACGCGGACACGCAGTACTACGTGCAGGAGCGGCTCCAAGAGGCGCTCGTGAAATCGGGCGCGAAACATGTGAGCGCGGTGGTGCTGGACGCGAAAACCGGCGAAGTGCTGGCCATGGCCAATGATTCGACGTTCAACCCCGCGCTCGGCCTTGGCAACGCCAATCCAGACAGCTTGGGGAATCTTGCTGTTTCCAGCCCGTTCGAGCCCGGCTCTGTGAACAAGGTCATCACTGCTTCGGGAGTCATCGAATACGGTCTCTCGACCCCGGACGAGGTGATCCCTGTGCCGGGCCTGCTCCAGATGGGCGGGGCGACGATCCACGACTTCCTCGGCCACGGCACTCTGCACTACACCACGACCGGCATCTTCGGCTTCTCGTCCAATATCGGCACGCTCATGCTGGCGCAGCGTCTCGGGGAAGACCGATTCATGGACTTGGTCAACAAGTTCGGCCTCGGGCAGCGCACCGATGTCGGCCTGCCGGGGGAGAGCGAAGGACAAGTCCCGCCGCGCGACCAATGGTCCGGCTCCACCTTCGCGAACCTGCCGATCGGCCAAGGCTTGTCGATGACCCTGTTGCAGATGACCGACATGTACCAGGCCATCGCGAACGACGGGTTGCGGATGCCGCCCCGGATCATCCGCTCCATCGCAGGCCGTCTGGAGCCTCGGCCTGCCGGGGTCCAGGTCGTCCGGCCGGAGTCGGCGCGGACTGTGCGCGACATGTTCCGCGCGATCACCCAGAAAGACCCCATGGGCTATCAGCAGGGGACCGGCTCCACCGCTCGCGTCGCCGGGTATCAGATCAGCGGCAAGACCGGAACCGGCCAGCAGGTGAACCCGGACTGCGGGTGCTACTACGAGGACTTCCACAACAACATCACCTTCGCCGGCATCGCCCCAGCAGACAACCCGAGGTTTGTCGTGGGCCTGTACATGGACGCGCCGCCCAGGGGCGCGGACGGGTCCGGCCACCAGACGGCCGCCCCGCTTTTCCATGAGATCGCGCAATGGATGCTCACGCATTACGACGTGCCGCTCTCGCCCGAGCCCGCCCCGTGGTTCACCTTGAACGAGGACGCGCCGTCGCAGGACCCTCGCTAA
- the glpX gene encoding class II fructose-bisphosphatase — MTSPSGTHHHEVPAHPVSPDRNLAMELARATEAGALAAGRWVGRGQKEAGDGAAVNAIRQLLATVSMRGVVVIGEGEKDNAPMLYNGEEVGDGDGPDCDVAVDPVDGTTLMSKGMPGAIAVLAVADRGAMFDPSAVFYMRKIATGPEAADVIDITASTAENIARVAKAKGVEPSDVTVVVLDRPRHHDLIGEIRETGARIRLISDGDVAGAIAAARPGSGTDILMGIGGTPEGIIAAAAIRCLGGAFQAVLAPTDEAERQKAVDAGHDLNRVLHATDLVAGDNIFFAATGVTDGDLLRGVRYHGSRATTQTIVMRSTSGTVRIIDADHRITKLKEYSDLV, encoded by the coding sequence ATGACTTCCCCTTCTGGCACGCATCATCACGAGGTTCCCGCCCACCCGGTCTCGCCAGACCGCAACCTCGCGATGGAACTCGCCCGCGCCACCGAGGCCGGCGCTCTCGCCGCGGGGCGTTGGGTGGGGAGAGGCCAGAAAGAGGCTGGCGACGGGGCGGCTGTCAACGCCATCCGCCAATTGCTGGCGACCGTGTCCATGCGCGGCGTCGTCGTGATCGGCGAGGGCGAGAAGGACAACGCCCCGATGCTCTACAACGGCGAAGAGGTCGGCGACGGCGACGGCCCCGACTGCGACGTCGCCGTGGACCCTGTGGACGGCACCACGCTCATGAGCAAGGGGATGCCCGGGGCCATCGCCGTCCTCGCCGTGGCCGACCGGGGCGCGATGTTCGACCCCTCTGCTGTTTTCTACATGCGCAAGATCGCGACCGGCCCCGAAGCCGCCGACGTCATCGACATCACCGCGTCCACGGCCGAGAACATCGCCCGGGTCGCCAAGGCGAAAGGGGTCGAGCCGTCGGACGTCACCGTGGTCGTCCTCGACCGGCCCCGCCACCACGATCTGATCGGTGAGATCCGAGAGACCGGCGCGCGGATCCGCCTGATCTCTGACGGCGATGTGGCGGGCGCGATCGCGGCTGCCCGGCCTGGCTCGGGCACGGACATTTTGATGGGGATCGGCGGGACGCCGGAAGGCATCATCGCCGCCGCCGCGATCCGCTGCCTCGGCGGCGCGTTCCAAGCCGTCCTCGCACCGACCGACGAAGCCGAGCGCCAGAAGGCCGTCGACGCTGGGCACGACCTCAACCGAGTCCTGCACGCCACAGACCTCGTCGCGGGCGACAACATCTTCTTCGCCGCCACCGGGGTCACCGACGGGGACCTTTTGCGCGGGGTCCGCTACCACGGCTCCCGCGCCACGACGCAGACCATTGTCATGCGCTCGACCTCCGGCACGGTCCGGATCATCGACGCGGACCACCGGATCACGAAGCTCAAAGAGTACAGCGACCTCGTTTAG
- a CDS encoding sensor domain-containing protein produces the protein MRPRAAVLALVLLAALTPGCGPAQQSQGPKPAVAERAGLDDPVLPLSPTLNQFLKPEVTELSWHDKPDSSEWSVMPAECQLVGEAGYADQWGQSWTKFRRLVLADAKSAHPPFVDTVSDVWIEEIMVQYPGEAAARSAYDGMTRNFSRCDNRMISSKSKLGTVTPWLPKVHELTSSKARWENLQGGSTYWGCASEARLSGYSIVSATLCSRDPKRAETVAKIADLMGDVRA, from the coding sequence ATGAGACCGCGTGCCGCTGTGCTTGCTCTCGTTTTGCTGGCCGCGCTCACCCCAGGATGCGGGCCAGCTCAGCAGTCACAGGGCCCGAAGCCTGCCGTCGCGGAGCGAGCGGGCCTGGACGATCCGGTTCTGCCGTTGTCGCCGACGCTCAACCAGTTCCTCAAACCTGAGGTCACTGAGCTCTCTTGGCACGACAAGCCCGACTCCTCGGAGTGGTCGGTCATGCCCGCCGAATGCCAGCTGGTGGGAGAAGCGGGCTACGCCGACCAGTGGGGGCAGTCCTGGACGAAGTTCCGAAGGCTTGTCCTCGCCGACGCGAAGAGCGCCCACCCCCCGTTCGTCGACACGGTGAGCGATGTCTGGATAGAAGAGATCATGGTGCAATACCCCGGCGAAGCGGCAGCTCGGAGCGCCTATGACGGCATGACCAGAAATTTCTCCAGATGCGACAACCGGATGATCTCTTCGAAGAGCAAACTGGGCACGGTCACCCCGTGGCTGCCCAAGGTGCACGAGCTCACCTCCAGCAAAGCGAGATGGGAGAACCTCCAAGGCGGTTCGACATACTGGGGCTGCGCCTCTGAGGCGAGGCTGAGCGGCTATTCCATCGTGTCGGCGACCTTGTGCAGCCGTGACCCCAAACGCGCCGAGACGGTGGCCAAAATTGCCGACCTGATGGGCGACGTCCGCGCATAA